The Hemiscyllium ocellatum isolate sHemOce1 chromosome 4, sHemOce1.pat.X.cur, whole genome shotgun sequence genomic interval TTCTGTCCACCATTTTCAAAACCTTAGTGCCATCTGGTTTCTCAAACTCAATGTAGACATCACTGAAGTCGTCAGGATGTGCTATTTATAATGTGCTTAAGGTTGTAAAAGTTGGAGAATAATCAATTATTATCAATTGTAATTATTGGTTGACTTTTCTTAAttatgaagggctttagcctgaaacgtcaactctcctgcttctcggatgctgcccgacctgctgtgcttttccagtaccacacttgactctaacctccagcatctgcagtcctcacttttgccttttctTACTGATGTCAAGTATGTTATGCCATCACCATAAGGATTAAAACTGTGACAAATACTGCAACATCATGCCTTTGCCTTATTCCACCTCTCTTTAAAAATAAACTGGGTCCCTTAGATTTACAAGGTAATCCTTTTCCCATGCCAGTAAACAAATGTGTCATATAAGGCCctctactttgatggcaagattAATTAAGGAGGAGAGGCAGAGTTGCTACAACAACTGAGATCTTACAATAAGATAATCCAAGCTGCTCAGATCATCTCTTAGTTCTTTCTTGGTTTTCAGCGACTGAGTCTTGAGACCAACAAGCTTCAGTTTTTGCAGCCCGTTGAAGAAACCATCTCAGTCAAGTTGGGGATTTGCATTGACCTGTCTCTGAATTAAGAGACACCTAACCATATTTCCCACCTAGATTGTAACCCAACGTGACTCTCTGCTGACTGACAGTGGGTTTGGTACAGAATAAATGACTGATATCCTTTTATGGAAGTTACACTGTAAGATTGATGCTTCAATGGGAtcttgtgtgtgggtgtgtaggtgAGAAGCAACAGACTGACAGTAACCAATCCAACCTTACCCGCAGTAGAGTCTGTGACTCCTCCCTCGCTTTGTTGAGTTCAGTAGATGTTGGATACTGTGGAGTGAGAGCCCTGGGTTTGTCCCtttcacctcctcctcctcctcctcctcctccagctggAAAGCCCTTGGAGTCAGCGCTCTGCATCCCATAGACGGGCCGCCCGGAGTCCACTTCTTCCGGAGCCCTGCGGCTGTTCTTATGGCCCTCCTGGCCCAGGCTGCCGGGGGAGGCGGTGTGGAGCCTGGTGGCGGCCTGTGTCGCCGGGTACGGGCCCCCTTTGTGAAGCTCCCCGGCGCCCTCCTTGACGCCCCAGCCTGGCTTCTTGGTGTCTTCCTTGGAGGGCTCGGCCCCGCCTCGGCCCTCCTCTTCGGCTGGAGCTGGGGCAGGCAGGGGGTGGCCACTGCTGCTGCTATCACTCGGGGTTGGGGGGCGCTGATGCCGCATCTCCTGGTCGATGGAACcaagaggtgggggtgggggtggagactcTCCGCCGCtggtgctgttgctgttgttCACTGCCTCCTGGAGCACACAGTGCGCCGTGTTGAAATGCTCCAGCAACGCCTGGGTGCCTGGGGCGCTCCACTTACACTGACGGCACTTGTAGCAATTATGAGCCCTCCTAAGACACACAAACAAAAAGATAACTTGAGGTTTAGCTTTCCCCGCATCAGTTCAACAAGTAAAACTGCAACTtttgaagttgcatcaggacaagTCCGGGCAGATAACGCCCGAGATTGACAAGAGCAAATCGCAACCAATTTAGGCCTTGCTGTGTGTGGCATGGACTGAGGGTAATCCAGGACAGTTCCTGTACAAAGATCAGCCAAACTGCACATGTTAAACACCAGAACATGTGCACGCTAAGGTTTTGCATTGGTGACATGTTTTCACAATTTACTAAGCTCTCTTAACGAACTGTAGCTAGTTATGATAACCTGATGACAGACTAACGATAGACCGTCACAAAACAATCCGGTTGATCTGCCCTGCTCTGGGGCCAACTCGAAAGGGATGATTTTTAAAACTCTTCACGCTTGGTTATTGTGCTAGCTCAGCCCCCATCTGCTTTTTaactcaaagtaaaaaaaaaaacaCCCTCCAGTGGGGTGGGTAGGGTTATATTGAACCTGTCTAGTTCTGTTACCTGTAGTGTCGAAAAATCTCTTCCTCTACTTGAGTCACAAAGTCGCACTTGGTACAGCAGTGCTCTTCAGTGTCTTCACTGGTGCCCGGGCCGTCACTTCCCTGCTGGCCATTCTCAGCCTTAGttgggctgctgctgctgctgctgctactgtgcatcgTCTCGTAATGCTGCAGCAGTGTATCTACGTCCTGAACTGTGAAGGAGCACTGGTCGCACTGGTGCTTTACCCTGGCACTCCCTCCCACCCCGTGGGACGAGTGCAAGAGCAACAGGGTGCAGTGGGAGCAATTACTCTTCCTGCATGCGAACGGGTAGGTAATGTCCCCCAGGTGTTTCTCAGGGCCGCACAGCCCCCCAGGGCAGTACTGGCAGTGTTTAATGGTGCACTTGTGGACGTTGTGAATGTAATGGTAGTGTCGGAGCAGGGGTCCCACAGCGATCACGTCAGGCCCATGACTGGTGGAATACCTGAATTTGCACAACTGACAGTTATAGCTGGTCACCACGCTCTCCTCCGCCGACTTGTCCTTCTTTCGGGCCGAACCTGCGCCTTTCTCTGCCTGCGCCGAGAGCTCGCCGTCGGATTTACTGAGAGGGGCGCGCTCTTTCGGGGAGTCAAGTGCGGCTCCCTGTTTGCTCGCTTTGTCCGGAAGGTCCCGGTTGAAGTAGCCAGGGCGCTGGTTCTCCCCGTGCACTTTGTTATAGTGATCCGTGAGTTTTAAGGTATCTGAGGACTCACAGCTGAAGCTGCAAAACCGACACCAGAAGTAACAGGTAGAGTCCATGCCGTTCTGTTTGGAGCTGGTATCCACCGACTTGATGGGCACGGAGTAGCCAATGGGGGTGTCATCTGTGGCCTTGATGGTGACCTTATCCTGCCACTTGCCCACGTCCTCTGGGTCTCCGGGACGTGGGAGGTGGCGTTCTGTTGCTGGGCTGCCTTTGCTGGTGGCTTTCTCCGGTTTGGTCGCATCTTTCCCAGCCTCGGGAACAGAAGGCACACTTTTCATTTTGTTGGGATGCGCTGACACGAAGTGCTGTTCCAGTTCCGTCGAAGAGCTGCCCATGTAAGTGAAATTGCAGAACTTGCACCGGAAATACTTGGTGTTCCCTTGGCAGTCTGGGGTTTTGCGTCCGATGCCAATGAACATTCCTCCCAAAGTAACCTAGAAAAGagcaaaaacaaaagagaaatgtGTTTTCCATTGCAGCGTGTGAAATAACCAATCATGTGACTGTTTCTCAGACAATAACATCTCCTATCTTTATTGTTAGAGAACGTTGTGTGACACCCAAGTTTGGGTATCTATGACAAATTGAACCATGCATTTCTCTGTGCCAATCAATGACCGTTGGTTTAGAACCCTTATTTATCCTAATTATCCAGtttttttcttcagtatttttcTTCTACACATCTTGTATTCTTTTTTAACTTGCAATGTTCAAGGTGGGTTTATCATTGCCGGTATAAAATCAAAGCAGAAGTATGGTAACGATTTTAGATCCTGCCGAGGGaatttgggggtggagagaaCAAAAATAACAGTAAACagcttttcagttttttttcgTTAACCCATGAGAGTCATTAATCAGCAAATGAAGTTGCTAAGATAAAAAAAAGCATTGGCGGAGCCAGGGGGCGGTTAGGGGGAGTCTGAGGTGTTGTTTCTTGCATTTACATACATTATTGTCTACAGCCGTCAGCTACAGTCACATCATGTAGAGCAAACGTGTTACAGGCTCTCAGCATGAATGTTAATGAAGGATTTAGCAGTAAAACTGCACTTTAACTAGTTCAGCGAGCCTAATGCAATGATGCTGTGATGGGCTATAGAGCTGACATAGTCAGGATGTACTTAACTATTCAGGAATAGCAGGGAGGACAGCCCTCATAAAATGTACTTCAACTCAGTGTCTGAAGGGAAATTATTTGTTTACTTCTGGTTTCCATAGTTCATGGTTTCTAAATTATCCAATTCCATAAAGACTGATTCATTTttgttgtgcaggttaggtgtacaTTGAGAGATGTTACAAATGAGACTATTTCTGCCACTTCcttattttaaactgaaagttaCTACCTCCTGCATTCTGAAGGCACAGGTCAGTCTACTTTAAATCACAAGTTCTGAGCTATTACTGATTCCTACATAGGATAAAAGAGATGGTCAAGAACCCAGATAGGCCTCTGAGCCTCCCTTTCAACCGAAGGAAATACTTTTGAAACTAGTTGAAAAGTGTTAACAAAATGACATATGAATtaattccaattttaaaaaagattGCCTCAAAAACATTGTTTCGAGTAATTGCTCATTAATCTTTCCTATTTACCATTACTCCAACTGTTATGGTGTCACACCAGTTTCCACATGTGGCTATGCATTGCAGCAAAGTATATAATTAGCCAGTGAACTGCTGTGAAGATTAGTGGTAGCCAAAAGATACCTAAAAACCCTCAACAAAAAGAAGTGTTTTGTCTAAAATGACAAGTATGTCACTTGGACTTGGCACTGCTAGAAGATTAAGCTAGATGCTTTCTAGAAGTGTCATCAGCAGCTAATTTACTGCAGTGAATCCTAATGTAAGCATTCAATGGTGGCTACAGACAAATTGatattaaaaatgaattaattaaGTGGAGACAGCTTTTCATTAACAGTAATGGGCTGAAATAGTGTTTATGTTGTCTGATCCATTTAGTGGCGACCTTCCTAGCCGATTTGCACACAATATAGTCAGTAAACAAATCACTGCAATAAAATGTAAGTAGCTATTAGATGAAAATTATTAGGATATATCCCAATTAACAAAATTTGATTCTGTGGTAAGAGGCTTTCTTAGATGATTTCAGGATTGCAATATTCACTGACCCTCAGGtgaaaactacaaagaaatgATGTATGTTCAGCCACaccgagccaatgacgtgacatGAATATTATTGTATTTTGGTCACACATAATGCATTAAAATACACTCACAAGATACAGTTGCGCAATGGTCATCTGTACTTGGATCATTGCCACATTATTTCATTGTGCATTAAACAGCAATTTCATTCACACCATCCACTACTCCTCTCAGCTTTATGTTCCCCTTACTAATGGAGTAGATCCTATATCTGTATCACCTCTGTCTGGCAAAAACCATGAAGGAGCAATTCTCCGCGTGCCATTCTTTACTCCCTGGAGCTACAGAGCTTTCCTTGCCAGATAATGATGCAATTCCACTTTGAAAGGCTCAGTTGAACTTGCCACCATTGCCCtctgaggcagtgcattccaatccCTAACAACTGCTTGACTTTGTACCAAGCACCTGGGATTgggttagagagtcatagagtcatacagcacaaaagcagacccttcagtccaactagtccacaccgaccctgttcccaaactaaactagtcccacctgcctgcatttggcccatatccttctaaacacttcctattcatgtacttatccaaatgtattttaaagttgtaactgtatctacatccaccactttctctgacaattcattccacacattaaccactctctgtgtaaaaataaaacttCCCCCACATGTCCTTTTCTAATTTAAATCCCAAGTTCTGAGTTATTACAGATTCCAACACGGGGTAAAGGAGATGGTCAAGAATCCAGATAGGCCTCTGAGCCTCCCTTTCAACCGAGGGAAATACTTTTAAAATTAGTTGAAAAGTGTTAAGAAAATGGCACATAAATTAAGGACTCATGTCCTTTTCTTTCTCTACTcaacttaaatctatgtcccctagtcttgaattcCCCACCttatggaaaagacctttgctattcaccttctctctgccccttgtgattttatataaaacctctataaggtcacccctcagccccctatattccagtgaaaaaggttcTCAGCCTATTCTTATCATTTAAAACCAACATTTCCGGCATATCTTGATAtatcttttttttctctgaccctctccattttaataatatccttccgataataGGACAACCAgatctgtgcacagtattccaaacgaGGCCTCGCCaagtcctatacaacctcaacatgacagtCTCAACTGCTATacgcaaaggtctgagcaatgaaggcaagcgttcTAAACGACTTCTTAACCGTCCTGTCTACCAGTGACAAAaatgtcaaagaattatgtacttgaatgCCTGGGtctctctattctacaacactgcccGGTGCCCCACTATTAATAGTACAAATCCTGCCCTTGAGTCGGCTGGGATCAAGTTAGAAGATACCTACATGTACATCGTAGGTCCCATTTAACATGGCGGGTCGCTGAGTACTCAGGTCCTGTAACATCCCAGTAAGCAAGCCTGTATTTCGGCTCAGTTTCTGCAAGTCTTTGGACTGGGAGAACTGCACCATGTTGTGTAATGCAAGAATTTTGGTGTCCAGGTCCGCATCTTGACGGGTGCGGTTGTGCAGACCCAGGTGATATTTGCGGAAATGCTTGATCAAATCGGTTGGGTCGTTGCCATAATAGCCATAACCACAAATGTTGCATTTGAAGTCTTGCAGCTCGGGAGTCAGAGGCGCTGCGTCTGAGCTGTCGGTCAGCTCCTCTGTCTTTGTCTGATCAAGTGCAACACCCGCATTTGAAAGCACCTGAGAGTTTTCTGAAGGCACCGAGCCCGGCCTGGAGTTGGGACGTTCAGGTGGCTCACCCTGTAGCAGCTGCCCCTTCTCCCGCCCACTTTTGGGTGATGTTTGAGCTCTGTGGTTTAAATCCGAGAGGGTTCCAGACACATTGCGGCTCCTGCCATCGCCATCATCTGGTTCTGATCTGCAAGGAGACTTCCAGGCCTCACAGACTCTACCAGCAGCCTGAGATGAGAGAGCAGACATATTTCTGTCTGTCACCTCATCTTGCGGGAAGGATGGAACATTTCCTCCCTTCTTGTGGCTTTCATAATTAAAGCCATTCCCTTCGCCCACTGCGGGGCTTTTCAAGTCCCTTTTGATGCCGGCGACGTCTGTGACACGCAGACAATGTTCCTCCTTGTTGACTAACTCGAATGCATCTTGTTGGTTGCTGTGTTCCTGCATGGGATCCCGGAGTCCGGAGCTTTCGGCAGACTCCTGGTTCACGGCACTTACTGGCTGAGAGACCTGGCAATTCTCACTTTCGCCTTGGCTCACAAGATTTCTCAGTGGTGGATTCTTTTTCCGGACCATATCTGTGGGGAAGCAAAAGAACACATAATGAGAACATGTTTCTTTAAGAGAATTGAAACACTGGAGGTTGCTCCTTGcataatttatttttgttaacAGCACAAAGTCAGTTTTCCTGTCACCTGGATTCATATTTCTGCCATAACTCAAGCCTCTTTCTAGAACCCCTCTGTGTTAGttctgctccagtttcatcctaACCCGTTTTCTTTTAAAGTGCTGCACATTCTTTTGTTGTGGTTGTTTACATGTTTTCCCTGTGATGGTTTACGAGACAGACCCGCCCAAGTTTTATACAGACGAATCTATTGTCGAGTTTTGACAGAAAaggatgagagagggaagggggttcTTAAGGAGATATCACTGCATCTTTCAAAGCACTCACAATCAAGCTAACACTACATCTGTTTACTGTAGTCTCCTTGCGAAGAATGTGACTGCAGTGTCATGTATATCCAACGTCGTTGTGTGTAGGTACATAATATTTCAGTGTCCCTTACACATAAATTTTGGATTGGAGAAATTTTATCAGGTCAATGGAATGTTCTGTTAACGTTTACATCGGCAAAGATGCCGAGGTTTCAATGTATTAGGCACCGACAGTTATAATCTGCCACCATCATTATTCCAAGAGATTAGTTTGCAGCAGTTCCAACTATATTTCTAAAGAATTTACAAGATTGTCCTTTTCACAACAAGTAAATCAAATCCTGTGAATGGCTGATTAGGTGGAGATTTTGTTCACGAATACAGCCCTCCATCATTGTACTCCTAAAATAATAACTTAGCTGTACTTGTTTCTCTTGTGGAACATGCACAGCTTTGCCCTGCTTTGTTAACTTCATATGACGGCATTTGTGGTAGTTTCAAAGGTATTCATAAAACCAGCAGGGTAATTCATACAAATACCTTGACGATAAGTTTGACTTAACTCGCTGTCCCCGGCAACTACTGCCTATTCAGTGACGATAACTGTGGTAACTAGTAGTTAACATGTTCCAGCTCCCGTACTAATTTGAATAAATCAGTGGAATATGTGAATAATAAACACTATTCTTCATTCGGTAACAGGGAGGGACAATGTAAGTCTCCTCAATAGAGATGTCTGTTCAAAAATAATCaacacctttaaacaaccattcGGTGCTGACTGGGCCTACCTTTTAAAAAGTGATCTGACGTGGATTTCAACTTTAAGTCTTTTCTTGGCGGATACTGTTTTGATGCAAATTTCCAGGACTGATGGTAACAAAATCTACTTTGTTAACGCGAGGAACGTTTAGCTACTCAGAAGTAAAATCGTCAGCCACAAAAAGCCAGCCAGGGATttttttctcgctctctctctctctctctctctctacattacGTGTCCTGACAATAAGCCAGAAACTGCAAATAAAATGGGTAACTCGGTAAAGCAGCTTTGGAAGAACGTCATAGACCATCTGCTTAAATAAGTTTTATTAGATGAATGTGACTACCACAACACAAAAAAAGGTTTCCGAAGAATTCAAAGCTCGAATCTCTGCGAGTTTGATCTGTTACCTAACAAAAAATTCAAATAGTTATTTCAACCTTCTTTTCGGATATTCCACCACGATTATCCCAGAATTGGTATATTCCACAACTTTCAAGCGTCTCTTGTTTATATTGGTGCCAATAAATCTCTGCAGATGGCCTAAACTGGAACGAATATTCAGTGCAATAGTGTGCACGTCCAGGAACTGATGTTGTAGACTGAAAGTCAACAGGTTTagaatgacagccagactattttAAGTTGGAATTTACACCGTTTCGAGTGAAAACAGCCAACTTTTTCTGCTTTGGCACCATAATTCCATCAAGAACAGCCCTTAACTTTCGGTACACTGTGCTTACTTTCAGTACTCTACGTTTACTGCCATTACAATAATTACATGGTCACTTCTGTCCATTCAGCCGAATATGAACAAATGCTAGTTTGGCCCTTTATGCAAACTTTGCCCAAGTTTCAAACTGCTTCTGGCCTGGACACTGAAATAATAGCCAGTCACATGATTAAAGTATACACACTCATCGTGTTTTGCAATTAAGTGCGCACAACACCATTGTTCTCCATAATGTACTGATATTCCCAATTATATCTACACAAACACGTTTGCAATTAAAAGGAGCTTGTGGTAATCTAATGCAGCCTTTAGAAGGGGGATTCACAAACAGAATTACGAACCAAATGAAATATGTTTTAACGAAGTTTAATGTGTTCATAACTGTTGATGCTGAGTAGAAAGGTGTCAGAGCTACCCCTATAACAAACAATCTAAAGATTAAGACTGTGATAAGTGGATCAAGTAAATTGCATTCTCCACCCGCGAGAACAATATTACTTCAGTTACTGAATTTCACTATTTCAGACCTTCATCGTGGTTTAATTTATATGATTGCAACGCTAAGGGGGTCTGCTAAAGTGGAATACAGATCTCGACAGTAAATCAATACAAGGTtttgctcattccacacacgccaGATTGGCCCAGCGATGCCTGTATTCATTATCTGATCAAGCACTGTATAAACTTGCCATTAATCATAACATCAAATCACACAATATTCCTCGTAGCTGAATGATTGTTGCAAGCTCGCCCACCGATCTGCCAACAATGCCACACGCTATTGCTGTAATGTGCTCGAGCGAATGGGGGAATTTGCTACTGAGACCGTTTCGTTTATTCTGATCCTCAAATGAAAGCTCAGCCAGAAGTGATCACGTCGGGGAGACAAGAATCGTTAATCAACACGTGCTAGGAACTCGACTGAACAACTGCTTTCCGCAACATTTCCTGTGATAAGGACACAAAGACTTGCAAAGAGATCAGACTTCAATGGGCTCATAGTTCATGTGAATGCAAACGTGACATTCACTTTACACAGTATTCTGAACAGTCCGGGCCCATTCAAGGCAGTGAACATTTTTTTCGCCCAAGCCAGTTTCACAGAGTTCTCCAAACACAATTGAAAGCTTTAAACCAACCCCGACTTCGGCCTCAGTGATACCTTTAAATATTTGTAAAACTTTGACCAGATATCAACGTTTTCACGTCAATGGTAAACGCCCCGAGGAGGTATTTTACCGGATTAGCCCTGCTGTTCCTATGTGCCATGTACAGTTTTGTAACTCTTTGAGTGACAAAACCCTTCTGGAGTGGCTTCGTTAAGTGAttacatctgcagttcttgctgGACACAATAGTGACTCTCATGAAACGCCTTTGGAAAGAGCATGAGTGGAAAAAGTAACTGGCAACAAGGTTGGGTCTAACTCCCCTGTTAAGGAAACCTGGAAATCCTGAATTAATTAGGTTTTGAAGTCCCAAAACATCTTAATCGGTACTGAGGAACACGCAGTAACAGTGTCACGAATTTCCAACTAGCTTGCAGAGTGGAAAACAACAACTAATAAGTTATTGTCTGGGAGGGTGGAGAAACGACAATTTTATATTCACATTCAGGGCTAATAAATGCAAAAGTCATAGCAAAAGCCAGATGTGTCAGGGCTGTGGTGGGATGAAACGCGAGAGCAAACGCAAATCTGCTTTCAACAGATCTCGCCGGCGACCATCCAGCCTGAATCAGCAGGAAACATTTTAATAGCACTTTTAAGGGGACACGTCCGAAACTAACTGCCATCACAAGCCACGTTTTACTGAGTGTGGATAAGGTAACGCAAACGGCCCGTTCTGCCCGTGTCAGCCTAGGCAACTCTTTAAAGTCAACAGCTACAATTACTTCTGTCTGTACTTTCAAAAGCTTCACTTGGCATTACATCAGGGgatgaaaaaaaactgaaagtcCCTGTCTGGAGAAGTCAAACCACCGGAGGATGGTGTCTagccacatacacagagacaATTCAACGCAGCAGCACGCACACACTTAACAcgactttggggggggggggggaaagttTACTCCAACCATGTTACTTGTGTATCCCGCCAGATGGGCCGCAATGGACTCAGAAAGGCtgcacagggagtgtgtgtgttggtggggggggggggggggggtgttgctgGGAGATCTCTACTGGATCTTTACAATGTAAATCTATATTTATAAATCCACAGCGCAGCCTGGAGAAATGGAAATTAAATAGCCCACTCAGATGCACTTCCCCGTGTTACCTCGGCCACGTCACTCAGAAACTTTCTTGACgctacagacacacagagaccgAAATCTTTCACTGACATCTGGATCTGAAAAGACACTTCGAACGCCATCCATGTCTTTATTCCCACTTTCCCGCTAAGTCTCCGGCGCGGtagcagcacacacacacacacacacaacacaaagaGGCGAAAGCCGGCGAGTATCCCAAACGTACTTGAAATCATCGTTTCCTCTGCTAAACTTGACCCCAAAGGCTACTGCAGGCTACTGTCACGTACAAGGAACCATTTCTCAAGTCTGCTCGGGTGACCTCTCGACCCAACAAATACGGGAAATGGGAATGGATGTGAAATCTGAGAACTCTGCTTCATTCTTTCGAAATAAAAAAAAACGCAGAGCTGTCGACTGAACAAAACTCAATGCATTATCTTAACAGATACACACAAATACTTAAAACCTGCGAACTATCGCTGcccttccccacacacacacagacacacagcgtgTGCAAACCGAATCAAAAAATCGCTGAGAGATCTTTGTTCCTTCAAACTCGGGGGTTGTCTTtcgcctactctctctctctctctctcttacctgtTGATTTGATGGCAATAATCTTTGCAGCTGGAAAGATGGTGGAGCTTTGGGGAGAGCCATGAACCGTCTGAGTTTTTTTGCAGAGTGAgattttagagagagagagagagagggagacagacagagagagagagagagagaagggaaggcGCAGGCTGAGTTGCCTGTGTCTGTCTGGCTGgaaggtgtctgtgtgtgtgtgtgtgtgtgcgtgtagtgtttgtctgtgtgtttaATATGTCTGAGAGGAAAGGGGCTCTGGTTCAGTCCGGCCTTTATCACAAATGTTATCGTTTGTCAGGACCCCGGCTTCAAGCATTACGTCATTTCAAGACAGCATTCAGCGCGAATACAAACAGCGGACATGCCTCCTGCTCCGCGCCGCCCCACAACACACTTACACACCAGCAATGGGCTGTGATCATCGCCATCAGGCCTCCTCGCTCCCTTCACACAGAACGCAGCCTTCCCGGAATTACTTCTccggcttttttttaaaataaatgtttgctcttgctctccttctccctctctctctctctctctcttt includes:
- the trps1 gene encoding zinc finger transcription factor Trps1, with the protein product MVRKKNPPLRNLVSQGESENCQVSQPVSAVNQESAESSGLRDPMQEHSNQQDAFELVNKEEHCLRVTDVAGIKRDLKSPAVGEGNGFNYESHKKGGNVPSFPQDEVTDRNMSALSSQAAGRVCEAWKSPCRSEPDDGDGRSRNVSGTLSDLNHRAQTSPKSGREKGQLLQGEPPERPNSRPGSVPSENSQVLSNAGVALDQTKTEELTDSSDAAPLTPELQDFKCNICGYGYYGNDPTDLIKHFRKYHLGLHNRTRQDADLDTKILALHNMVQFSQSKDLQKLSRNTGLLTGMLQDLSTQRPAMLNGTYDVHVTLGGMFIGIGRKTPDCQGNTKYFRCKFCNFTYMGSSSTELEQHFVSAHPNKMKSVPSVPEAGKDATKPEKATSKGSPATERHLPRPGDPEDVGKWQDKVTIKATDDTPIGYSVPIKSVDTSSKQNGMDSTCYFWCRFCSFSCESSDTLKLTDHYNKVHGENQRPGYFNRDLPDKASKQGAALDSPKERAPLSKSDGELSAQAEKGAGSARKKDKSAEESVVTSYNCQLCKFRYSTSHGPDVIAVGPLLRHYHYIHNVHKCTIKHCQYCPGGLCGPEKHLGDITYPFACRKSNCSHCTLLLLHSSHGVGGSARVKHQCDQCSFTVQDVDTLLQHYETMHSSSSSSSSPTKAENGQQGSDGPGTSEDTEEHCCTKCDFVTQVEEEIFRHYRRAHNCYKCRQCKWSAPGTQALLEHFNTAHCVLQEAVNNSNSTSGGESPPPPPPLGSIDQEMRHQRPPTPSDSSSSGHPLPAPAPAEEEGRGGAEPSKEDTKKPGWGVKEGAGELHKGGPYPATQAATRLHTASPGSLGQEGHKNSRRAPEEVDSGRPVYGMQSADSKGFPAGGGGGGGGGERDKPRALTPQYPTSTELNKAREESQTLLRRRRGSGVFCANCLTTKTSLWRKNANGGYVCNACGLYQKLHSTPRPLNIIKQSNGEQIIRRRTRKRLNPEVLQPEQVNKQQRVSNEEQLNDSSLERKTEELSSEAQHREQQQQPNLSKLDMYGSVNKPHQGQPTLVVGQTVDLHRRMQPLHVQVKSPQESSADPGNCLPVSDGKGSSERGSPIEKYLRPTKHPNYSPPGSPIEKYQYPLFGFQFVHSDLQNEADWLRFWSKYKLSVAGNPHYHVSGLPNPCQNFVPYPAFNLPPTFSSLGSDNDIPLDLATKHSRSGPAANGAAKDKVNALVTTTEESVENAVKTPDKVDRGTQDESLTKCVHCSILFMDEVMYALHMSCHGESGPFQCSICQHFCTDKYDFMTHIQRGLHRSVQSDKNCKPKE